A part of Streptomyces sp. NBC_01210 genomic DNA contains:
- a CDS encoding TetR/AcrR family transcriptional regulator has translation MTPTTQGPRARYREQTRAEIKEAALRQLAEGGLAAIALTRIAKEMGMSGPALYRYFANRDDLLSALIRDTYDDLAEAIGVAAEACAEVSPRARLHALADAFRAWGVEQPHRYLLIAGPPLPGYSAPADTVARARAALGPFLSVFVAGEPSGPAVRLVEQMTAWAEREPAVASWAEQYTELPASGSGVGRALAGAVLAWSQMHGAVSLEVAGQFTGMGHDPGTLLEAQIDALADAFRLD, from the coding sequence GTGACGCCGACGACACAGGGCCCACGGGCCCGGTACAGGGAGCAGACGCGCGCGGAGATCAAGGAAGCCGCGCTGCGACAGCTGGCCGAAGGTGGCCTGGCGGCCATCGCGCTGACCCGTATCGCCAAGGAAATGGGCATGTCGGGGCCCGCGCTCTACCGCTACTTCGCCAACCGTGACGACCTGCTCAGTGCGCTGATCCGCGATACGTACGACGACCTTGCCGAGGCCATCGGAGTCGCCGCGGAGGCCTGTGCCGAGGTGTCACCGCGCGCACGGCTGCACGCGCTGGCCGACGCGTTCCGGGCCTGGGGCGTCGAGCAGCCGCACCGCTATCTGTTGATCGCCGGCCCGCCCCTGCCCGGCTACAGCGCACCGGCCGACACGGTGGCGCGGGCGCGGGCGGCGCTCGGTCCGTTCCTGAGCGTCTTCGTCGCGGGGGAGCCGTCGGGACCGGCGGTCCGGCTCGTCGAGCAGATGACCGCCTGGGCGGAGCGGGAGCCCGCCGTGGCGTCCTGGGCGGAGCAGTACACAGAACTGCCGGCGTCAGGAAGCGGTGTGGGCCGTGCGCTGGCGGGGGCGGTGCTCGCCTGGTCCCAGATGCATGGCGCCGTCAGCCTCGAAGTGGCCGGTCAGTTCACCGGTATGGGGCACGACCCGGGGACTCTGCTCGAGGCCCAGATCGACGCACTCGCGGACGCGTTCCGGCTGGACTGA
- a CDS encoding SDR family NAD(P)-dependent oxidoreductase yields the protein MSPRRIVVSGGGTGIGLAVAESFAAAGADVTLLGRREVVLRAAAEKLNATHGDSTATWFPADLSEPEQVRRAAQFITDGSDAVDVLVTNAGGNVAASHDGSLEGIADSYRRNFAANVLTSVLLTEALLPHMRRPGGRIVHLSSIAALRGPGSYGGSKAAVNTYTFDLAQRLGAEGITVNAVAPGFVADTEFFGDRATPEFIASRVKQSLTGKPGLPAEIAAMVRYAASPEAAYVTGQILHINGGAALGR from the coding sequence GTGAGTCCAAGACGGATCGTGGTGTCGGGCGGCGGTACGGGCATCGGGCTCGCCGTGGCTGAGTCCTTCGCCGCGGCCGGCGCCGATGTGACCCTTCTCGGCCGCCGCGAAGTGGTGCTGCGCGCGGCGGCCGAGAAGCTCAACGCCACCCACGGGGACTCCACGGCGACCTGGTTCCCGGCGGATCTGTCCGAGCCCGAACAGGTACGCCGCGCTGCGCAGTTCATCACCGACGGCAGTGACGCGGTCGATGTTCTGGTGACCAACGCGGGAGGCAATGTCGCGGCCTCGCACGACGGCAGCCTGGAAGGCATCGCCGACAGCTACCGCCGCAACTTCGCCGCCAACGTCCTGACATCGGTCCTGCTGACGGAGGCGCTGCTCCCCCACATGCGGCGGCCGGGCGGCCGGATCGTCCATCTGTCGTCGATCGCGGCTCTGCGCGGCCCGGGTTCGTACGGCGGCTCGAAGGCCGCGGTCAACACGTACACCTTCGATCTCGCCCAGAGGCTCGGCGCGGAGGGCATCACTGTCAACGCCGTGGCACCCGGATTCGTCGCCGACACGGAGTTCTTCGGCGACCGCGCCACTCCGGAGTTCATCGCCTCGCGGGTGAAGCAGTCCCTGACGGGCAAGCCGGGGCTCCCCGCCGAGATCGCGGCGATGGTCCGCTATGCCGCCTCGCCCGAGGCCGCGTATGTCACGGGCCAGATCCTGCACATCAACGGCGGCGCCGCGCTGGGCCGTTAG
- a CDS encoding PQQ-dependent sugar dehydrogenase, giving the protein MLAPRSKRSPFLIAVLALALLLSVLTASPGAAQAADEAGGPVHDPIPTKPIQSGLGLVVEEYASFPKTEPVPGPVTDPRLKRHARINFLSELPDRSGRMAVPDLNGRLYLVEHGQPRVYLDVAAAIGPAFFASSGMGQGFGFVTFDPGFRKNGRFFTVHTEKASATSARPDFVQQATTNYHGIVTEWTADDPAADTFSGSRRELLRIGFSGGGHGIQQIDFNPTARPGDRDYGLLYVAAGDGAQGVNNTEPQNLALPHGKILRIDPRGSNSANGKYGVPASNPFVGKPGALGEIYAYGMRDPHRFSWDPAGRHRMYLGHIGEHAVEGVYEVRAGDNLGWSEREGTFVYDKAAVNPCDRLLPLPEDDAKNGYTYPVAAYDHDPPASWNCRSDLGRAIVGGFVYRGHDAPALWGKYLYGDVVDGRLLYSEASEMRRGGKQLADTYQLMLFGRTGERVTLPELAGDSRVDLRFGRDARGELYLLSKANGKIWKVTGTRRFADCRTHGTTLTHVTGAKNWAPVTPAKWQFPRGQVTLAEAGVARPGPRRPFEYAVLTAGPRFGSTRIDAEVRLDTPVEISNRDVIIVFGYQSDTKFYYAHLSSDNTIYPHNGIFVVNEADRLRLDHQWNGSTGAPPAIADARWHDVRIVHCADSGEIAVYVGGSKNPLMTAVDKTFGSGRVGFGSFDNVGSLRDLKVTGRPAGK; this is encoded by the coding sequence GTGCTCGCACCTCGCAGCAAAAGATCCCCGTTCCTCATTGCCGTGCTCGCTCTCGCCCTGCTGCTGTCCGTACTGACGGCGTCGCCCGGCGCGGCGCAGGCAGCAGACGAAGCCGGTGGGCCTGTCCATGACCCGATACCGACGAAGCCGATCCAGTCCGGTCTGGGCCTGGTGGTCGAGGAGTACGCCTCCTTCCCCAAGACCGAACCCGTTCCCGGACCGGTCACAGACCCCCGCCTCAAGCGCCATGCCCGGATCAACTTCCTGAGCGAACTGCCCGACCGCTCGGGGCGGATGGCGGTCCCCGACCTCAACGGCCGGCTCTATCTCGTCGAACACGGACAACCGCGCGTATATCTGGATGTCGCCGCCGCCATCGGCCCCGCCTTCTTCGCCAGCAGCGGCATGGGCCAGGGCTTCGGGTTCGTCACCTTCGACCCCGGCTTCCGCAAGAACGGCAGGTTCTTCACGGTCCACACCGAGAAGGCCTCCGCCACCTCCGCCCGGCCGGACTTCGTCCAGCAGGCGACCACCAACTACCACGGCATCGTTACCGAGTGGACGGCCGACGACCCGGCCGCTGACACCTTCAGCGGCAGCCGTCGCGAGCTGCTCCGTATCGGATTCTCCGGCGGCGGCCACGGCATCCAGCAGATCGACTTCAACCCGACCGCGAGGCCCGGCGACCGGGACTACGGGTTGCTCTACGTCGCCGCGGGCGACGGAGCCCAGGGTGTCAACAACACCGAGCCGCAGAATCTGGCGCTGCCGCACGGCAAGATCCTCCGTATCGATCCGCGCGGCAGTAACAGCGCGAACGGAAAATACGGGGTTCCGGCCTCGAATCCGTTCGTCGGCAAGCCGGGTGCACTGGGCGAGATCTACGCGTACGGAATGCGCGACCCGCACCGTTTCAGCTGGGACCCGGCCGGCCGTCACCGGATGTACCTCGGGCACATCGGCGAGCACGCCGTCGAAGGCGTCTACGAGGTGCGGGCAGGAGACAACCTCGGCTGGAGCGAGCGCGAAGGCACCTTCGTCTACGACAAGGCGGCGGTCAACCCCTGCGACCGGCTGCTCCCGCTGCCGGAGGACGACGCGAAGAACGGCTACACCTACCCCGTCGCCGCGTACGACCACGATCCGCCCGCCAGCTGGAACTGCAGGTCGGACCTGGGGCGCGCGATCGTCGGCGGCTTCGTCTACCGCGGCCACGACGCGCCGGCGCTGTGGGGCAAATACCTCTACGGCGACGTCGTCGACGGCCGGCTGCTGTACTCCGAGGCAAGCGAGATGCGCAGGGGCGGCAAGCAGCTCGCCGACACCTACCAGTTGATGCTCTTCGGCCGTACGGGCGAGCGCGTCACCCTGCCGGAACTCGCCGGTGACAGCCGGGTCGACCTCCGCTTCGGCCGGGACGCGCGCGGCGAGCTGTATCTGCTGTCCAAGGCGAACGGCAAGATCTGGAAGGTCACCGGGACCCGCCGGTTCGCCGACTGCAGGACCCACGGCACCACGCTCACGCATGTGACGGGCGCGAAGAACTGGGCGCCCGTCACCCCCGCCAAATGGCAGTTCCCGCGCGGCCAGGTCACTCTCGCCGAGGCGGGCGTCGCCCGCCCGGGACCGCGCAGGCCGTTCGAGTACGCGGTGCTCACCGCGGGGCCGCGGTTCGGCTCCACCCGGATCGACGCGGAGGTCCGGCTGGACACCCCGGTCGAGATCAGCAACCGGGACGTGATCATCGTGTTCGGCTACCAGTCCGACACGAAGTTCTATTACGCGCATCTGTCGTCCGACAACACGATCTACCCGCACAACGGCATCTTCGTGGTCAATGAGGCGGACCGGCTGCGGCTCGATCACCAGTGGAACGGATCCACCGGAGCTCCGCCGGCCATCGCCGACGCGCGATGGCACGACGTCCGCATCGTGCACTGCGCGGACAGCGGAGAGATCGCGGTATACGTCGGCGGCTCGAAGAACCCGCTGATGACCGCCGTGGACAAGACATTCGGCTCGGGCAGGGTGGGCTTCGGCTCGTTCGACAACGTGGGCAGCCTGCGCGACCTCAAGGTCACCGGCAGGCCTGCCGGAAAGTGA
- a CDS encoding amino acid permease produces the protein MSISPPKWSSSDQISPKDEEERLRELGYQPVLARRMGGFGNFAISFSVISILSGCMTLYGFGLNTGGPAVMLWGWAGVGLFVLCVGMALAEVTSAYPTSGALYYMADRLGGRKWGWYTGWLNLLGLLGAIAGIDYGCALFTGAFLNLQWGFHPTPGSTMIIFMCILLLHAVLNLFGVRLVSLLNSVSVWWHLGGVALIVGALAIVPSDHQSPEFVFTEFVNGTGWDSPIYVAAIGLLLAQYTFSGYDASAHLSEETSNASVSAARGIVRSIWVSWIAGFALLAGLTFAIQDYEGTKASATGVPPAQILLDALGTSGATALLLVVIVAQLFCGNAEVAAASRMVFAFSRDNALPGSALWRKVSSRTQTPVPAVWLSVVFACLLALPSLYSTTAYGAVTAINVIGITPAYAIPIYLKLRAKDRFEPGPWSLGRWSKPIGWVAVVWVACVTVLFCLPQSNPVTVDTMNYASIALVAVLVLATVWWFVARRSYGTPSAYGSAREQAEIAENIV, from the coding sequence ATGTCCATATCCCCGCCGAAGTGGTCGAGTTCGGACCAGATTTCCCCGAAGGACGAGGAGGAGCGGCTGCGCGAACTCGGCTATCAGCCGGTGCTTGCCCGCCGCATGGGTGGCTTCGGTAATTTCGCCATCAGCTTCTCCGTCATCTCGATCCTGTCCGGCTGCATGACCCTGTACGGCTTCGGGCTGAACACCGGTGGCCCTGCGGTGATGCTCTGGGGCTGGGCGGGCGTCGGTCTGTTCGTCCTGTGCGTCGGCATGGCCCTCGCCGAGGTGACCAGCGCGTACCCCACGTCGGGTGCGCTGTACTACATGGCCGACCGGCTCGGCGGCCGTAAGTGGGGCTGGTACACCGGCTGGCTGAATCTCCTCGGCCTGCTGGGTGCGATCGCCGGTATCGACTACGGCTGCGCCCTGTTCACCGGGGCGTTTCTGAATCTGCAGTGGGGATTTCATCCCACACCCGGCTCCACCATGATCATTTTCATGTGCATTCTGCTGCTGCACGCCGTCCTGAACCTGTTCGGGGTGCGGCTGGTCAGCCTGCTCAACTCGGTCAGCGTGTGGTGGCACCTGGGCGGCGTCGCTCTGATCGTCGGCGCACTGGCCATCGTGCCTTCCGACCACCAGTCGCCCGAGTTCGTCTTCACCGAGTTCGTCAACGGCACCGGCTGGGACAGTCCCATCTATGTGGCCGCGATCGGCCTGCTGCTGGCGCAGTACACCTTCTCCGGCTACGACGCCTCCGCGCATCTGTCGGAGGAGACCTCCAACGCTTCCGTCTCCGCCGCCCGCGGCATCGTACGTTCCATCTGGGTCTCCTGGATCGCCGGTTTCGCCCTGCTGGCCGGTCTGACCTTCGCCATCCAGGACTACGAGGGCACCAAGGCGAGTGCCACCGGCGTACCGCCGGCCCAGATCCTGCTCGACGCGCTCGGCACCAGCGGCGCCACGGCCCTACTGCTCGTCGTGATCGTGGCACAGCTGTTCTGCGGCAACGCCGAGGTGGCAGCGGCCAGCCGTATGGTGTTCGCGTTCAGCCGCGACAACGCGCTGCCCGGCTCGGCGCTGTGGCGGAAGGTCAGCAGCCGCACCCAGACCCCGGTCCCCGCGGTATGGCTGTCGGTCGTCTTCGCCTGTCTGCTGGCCCTGCCGTCCCTGTACTCCACGACCGCGTACGGCGCGGTGACCGCGATCAACGTCATCGGCATCACGCCGGCGTACGCGATCCCGATCTATCTGAAGCTGCGCGCCAAGGACCGCTTCGAACCCGGTCCGTGGAGCCTGGGCCGCTGGAGCAAGCCGATCGGCTGGGTGGCCGTGGTGTGGGTGGCGTGTGTGACGGTGTTGTTCTGCCTGCCGCAGTCCAACCCGGTGACCGTCGACACGATGAACTACGCCTCGATCGCGCTGGTCGCTGTGCTGGTGCTGGCCACCGTGTGGTGGTTCGTGGCACGCCGCTCGTACGGCACGCCGTCCGCGTACGGATCCGCCCGTGAGCAGGCGGAGATCGCGGAGAACATCGTCTGA